The proteins below are encoded in one region of Leptospira sp. WS4.C2:
- the scpA gene encoding methylmalonyl-CoA mutase has protein sequence MNKPNFAKLPLSFGSEKPDPKAISLWQTAEGISIQSRYAKADLEGMEHLNYAAGIPPYLRGPYSTMYVNKPWTVRQYAGFSTAEESNAFYRRNLAAGQKGLSVAFDLATHRGYDSDHERVVGDVGKAGVAIDSVLDMKILFDQIPLDQMSVSMTMNGAVIPVLAFYIVAAEEQGVSKDKLSGTIQNDILKEFMVRNTYIYPPKHSMKIIADIFGYTSKYMPKFNSISISGYHMQEAGATADLELAYTLADGWEYIKTGIASGLTVDEFAPRLSFFWAIGMNHFMEIAKMRAGRLLWAKIVNQFQPKSNKSLALRTHCQTSGWSLTEQDPFNNVGRTCIEAMAAALGHTQSLHTNALDEAIALPTDFSARIARNTQIYLQEETNINRVIDPWGGSFYVEKLTNDLVHKAWNLILEVQKLGGMAEAIETGIPKMRIEEASARKQARIDSGKDVIVGVNRFRLEKEAPIDILDIDNTAVRIAQIKRLEQMKKDRDNTAVEAALNAITKCAETGDGNLLELAVDAARKRASLGEISYAMEKVFGRYKAVIRSISGVYSSEISEDKGYLEARDLADEFAKLEGRRPRIMVAKMGQDGHDRGAKVISTSFADMGFDVDIGPLFQTPAEVAKQVVENDCHILGVSSLAAGHKTLVPQVIEELKKLGAEDVLVVVGGVIPAQDYDFLYKSGATAIFGPGTVISEAAKQILNLLLGERRAA, from the coding sequence ATGAACAAACCTAATTTTGCAAAACTCCCTCTTTCTTTCGGTTCAGAGAAACCTGACCCCAAGGCCATTTCCCTTTGGCAAACGGCAGAAGGAATCTCCATTCAGTCTCGTTATGCGAAGGCTGATTTGGAAGGAATGGAACACCTAAACTATGCGGCAGGGATTCCCCCTTACTTACGTGGGCCCTATTCCACTATGTATGTCAACAAACCCTGGACGGTCCGTCAGTATGCAGGATTTTCCACTGCAGAAGAATCCAATGCCTTTTATCGTAGAAACTTAGCTGCTGGACAAAAGGGACTTTCTGTTGCCTTTGACCTTGCCACCCACCGCGGGTACGACTCAGACCACGAACGAGTGGTAGGAGACGTGGGAAAGGCCGGTGTGGCGATCGATTCGGTTTTGGATATGAAGATCCTTTTTGACCAAATCCCACTCGACCAAATGTCAGTTTCCATGACTATGAATGGGGCCGTCATTCCTGTTCTTGCCTTTTATATTGTTGCCGCAGAAGAACAAGGTGTCTCCAAAGACAAACTTTCCGGCACCATCCAAAATGATATTTTGAAAGAGTTTATGGTGCGTAATACTTACATTTACCCACCCAAACATTCCATGAAAATCATCGCAGATATCTTTGGTTATACTTCTAAATATATGCCCAAGTTTAACTCGATTTCCATCTCTGGGTATCATATGCAAGAAGCGGGTGCGACCGCCGACTTAGAGCTTGCCTATACCCTTGCTGATGGTTGGGAATACATCAAAACGGGGATTGCTTCTGGACTTACTGTAGATGAATTTGCTCCAAGACTTTCCTTCTTCTGGGCGATTGGGATGAACCATTTTATGGAGATTGCCAAAATGCGTGCGGGCCGTCTCCTTTGGGCAAAAATAGTGAACCAATTCCAACCAAAGTCTAACAAATCTTTGGCGCTACGAACCCACTGCCAAACTTCAGGTTGGTCCCTCACCGAACAAGATCCATTCAACAACGTAGGAAGGACTTGTATTGAAGCTATGGCCGCAGCCCTAGGTCACACTCAGTCCTTACATACAAATGCACTGGATGAAGCGATTGCGCTTCCAACCGACTTCTCGGCAAGGATTGCAAGAAATACACAAATTTATCTGCAAGAAGAAACCAATATCAACCGAGTGATTGATCCTTGGGGTGGTTCCTTTTATGTAGAAAAACTCACAAACGACCTAGTTCACAAGGCTTGGAACCTAATCCTCGAAGTACAAAAGTTAGGTGGTATGGCAGAAGCCATTGAGACGGGGATTCCTAAGATGCGTATCGAAGAAGCATCCGCAAGAAAACAAGCCCGGATCGACTCTGGAAAAGATGTGATTGTGGGAGTGAACCGTTTCCGTTTGGAAAAAGAAGCTCCCATTGATATTTTAGACATTGATAATACTGCCGTAAGAATTGCCCAAATCAAACGTTTGGAACAAATGAAAAAAGATCGCGATAATACCGCCGTAGAAGCCGCGTTAAATGCCATTACCAAATGTGCTGAAACCGGGGATGGAAATCTTTTGGAACTAGCAGTGGATGCAGCGCGCAAACGTGCCTCTCTTGGTGAAATTTCTTATGCCATGGAAAAAGTATTTGGGAGGTACAAAGCAGTGATTCGTTCCATCTCAGGAGTGTATTCCTCCGAAATTTCCGAAGACAAAGGGTATCTGGAAGCAAGAGATCTTGCCGATGAATTTGCCAAACTAGAAGGACGTCGTCCGCGGATCATGGTAGCCAAGATGGGCCAAGACGGACATGACCGTGGTGCCAAAGTGATCTCTACTAGTTTTGCTGATATGGGCTTTGACGTTGATATCGGGCCTCTTTTCCAAACTCCCGCAGAGGTCGCCAAACAAGTCGTCGAAAACGATTGCCATATTTTAGGAGTCTCTTCCCTAGCTGCAGGCCACAAAACTTTGGTTCCCCAAGTGATTGAGGA
- a CDS encoding methylmalonyl-CoA mutase family protein, producing MNEFLFSDFPEVSTEDWKNQILKDLKGNPWDKVTWETEEGFKIEPFYRKEDTKDLPRVYKRNPGWNVTETVTSESDLSDLSKKGADAAILISHEEKGNQFGLKIGSNADLEKMAGLTGNLPFVISLATRTVSFADSLKKLTSSHNIVLGDFDPYGTALLCGELGTEETSIDKSFATLSGTKGFSGVAVHSHYLRDSGASIGQELAYSLSWGVDYLNRHLDAGVSIEDAADNIWFWMGIGSDYFTEIAKFRAIRILWTEILNAYKPGLGETVPALILARTSSFQFTAYDPYVNMLRGTTAAMSAVMGGADFVSVLPFDSEYSTQQELGKRIARNSQLLLRYESFLDKVEDPAAGSYYLEVLTKKLAETAWAKFQTLETEGGFGEALKKGTIQKEIKSRADKKRDALATKKEILLGTNQYPLPSERHPELTKSLEETTKLKNFSNPSTYTRLAPIRLSYEFDKWRNITDTHVASGKKLPKIFLLTIGDLTMRKARAGFSSNFLGCLGYEIIDSLGFPSVKEGVSRAKELGADMVVLCSSDEEYANYLAEFASEMKTQLPNSWKLLAGYPKDLITQAESLGIDDFIHMKRNIVEFMEKAQTKWIGK from the coding sequence TTGAACGAATTTCTATTTTCAGACTTCCCTGAAGTTTCGACTGAGGATTGGAAAAACCAAATCCTTAAAGATTTAAAAGGTAACCCTTGGGACAAAGTCACTTGGGAAACAGAAGAAGGTTTCAAAATTGAACCCTTCTACCGCAAAGAAGATACGAAAGACCTTCCCAGAGTTTATAAACGTAACCCTGGTTGGAATGTGACGGAAACCGTAACTTCGGAATCAGACTTGAGTGACCTCTCCAAAAAAGGTGCCGATGCCGCAATCCTTATCTCTCATGAAGAAAAAGGAAATCAGTTTGGATTAAAAATAGGCTCAAACGCTGACTTAGAAAAAATGGCTGGCCTTACGGGAAACCTTCCTTTTGTAATTTCTCTTGCCACAAGAACAGTATCCTTTGCTGACTCTTTAAAAAAACTCACTTCTTCGCATAACATAGTACTTGGTGATTTTGATCCTTATGGAACCGCACTTTTGTGTGGGGAACTAGGTACTGAAGAAACAAGCATCGATAAATCCTTTGCCACACTTTCCGGAACCAAAGGATTTTCGGGAGTGGCAGTCCACAGTCATTACCTTCGCGATTCAGGTGCCTCGATCGGACAGGAGTTGGCCTACTCCCTTTCCTGGGGAGTGGATTACTTAAATCGCCATTTGGACGCCGGGGTTTCTATCGAAGATGCGGCTGACAACATTTGGTTTTGGATGGGCATCGGCTCCGACTACTTCACAGAAATCGCAAAGTTCCGAGCCATACGAATCCTCTGGACAGAAATATTAAATGCTTACAAACCAGGACTTGGAGAGACAGTTCCAGCCCTCATCTTAGCAAGAACGTCTAGTTTTCAATTCACAGCCTACGATCCTTATGTAAACATGTTACGAGGAACGACCGCAGCTATGTCTGCTGTGATGGGTGGAGCCGATTTTGTTTCGGTATTGCCATTCGATTCCGAATACTCCACACAACAAGAGTTAGGCAAACGAATTGCAAGAAACTCTCAGCTCCTCCTTCGTTATGAATCCTTTCTCGATAAAGTGGAAGACCCGGCTGCCGGTTCGTATTATTTAGAAGTCCTTACCAAAAAACTGGCAGAAACGGCTTGGGCCAAATTCCAAACCCTAGAAACAGAAGGTGGATTTGGAGAGGCCTTAAAAAAAGGTACGATTCAAAAAGAAATCAAATCTCGGGCCGATAAAAAAAGAGATGCCCTCGCCACTAAAAAAGAAATCCTGCTTGGTACAAACCAATACCCTCTCCCCTCGGAAAGACATCCTGAACTTACCAAATCTTTAGAAGAGACAACTAAACTTAAGAACTTTTCCAACCCGTCAACTTACACACGTTTGGCTCCCATCCGCCTTTCGTATGAATTTGACAAATGGAGAAATATCACCGATACCCATGTGGCTTCTGGTAAAAAATTACCAAAGATATTTTTACTCACCATCGGCGACTTAACCATGCGTAAAGCAAGGGCAGGTTTTAGTTCTAACTTTCTCGGTTGCCTTGGGTATGAAATCATCGATTCCCTTGGATTTCCTTCGGTCAAAGAAGGTGTGTCTCGGGCAAAAGAATTGGGAGCCGACATGGTTGTCTTATGTTCGTCTGACGAAGAGTATGCGAACTATCTTGCCGAATTTGCGTCCGAGATGAAAACCCAATTGCCGAACTCTTGGAAGTTACTTGCCGGTTATCCGAAAGATCTCATCACACAAGCAGAATCTCTCGGGATCGATGACTTCATCCATATGAAACGAAACATCGTGGAATTTATGGAAAAAGCCCAAACCAAATGGATCGGGAAATAA
- a CDS encoding lysoplasmalogenase, translating to MAKEIVLFVLYSVVHLFAIATITKEDALYLPSKIIPILILIVALFRYFPTLEKRGKLVAVGLVFSLFGDSFLALPKQGYFVFGLGSFLIAQLIYSYAFTLDSKVKPILAVPFLLFGCSFFLVLVPKLGSLLIPVGIYISAICLMGWRAAARNSVSKPFYLGLIGALVFILSDSIIAYSMFLKPEMDRFTASMGIMVTYYIAQVLIYSATKSEELDVQSVKNT from the coding sequence ATGGCTAAAGAAATTGTTTTGTTTGTTCTCTATTCTGTTGTGCATCTTTTTGCGATCGCTACGATCACAAAAGAGGATGCCCTCTATCTCCCTTCAAAAATCATTCCTATTTTGATCTTGATTGTAGCACTCTTTCGCTACTTCCCAACTTTAGAAAAACGTGGAAAATTGGTTGCGGTGGGTCTTGTGTTTTCCCTTTTTGGAGATAGCTTTTTAGCCTTACCCAAACAAGGATACTTTGTTTTTGGACTTGGATCCTTTCTCATTGCACAATTAATTTACTCCTATGCGTTTACATTGGACTCGAAAGTAAAACCCATTCTGGCTGTCCCATTTTTACTTTTTGGTTGTTCCTTCTTTCTTGTGTTGGTTCCAAAACTTGGTTCGCTCCTTATACCGGTGGGCATTTATATATCTGCGATTTGTCTGATGGGTTGGCGTGCTGCTGCAAGAAATTCCGTATCGAAACCTTTTTATCTAGGTCTTATCGGAGCATTGGTATTCATTCTTTCTGATTCCATTATTGCCTATTCTATGTTTCTAAAACCAGAAATGGACCGATTCACTGCTTCTATGGGAATTATGGTAACATATTATATTGCTCAAGTGCTCATCTACTCTGCCACAAAGTCGGAAGAGTTGGATGTTCAATCAGTGAAAAATACTTGA
- a CDS encoding ferritin family protein: protein MKSLKKTSFIEAVAAAIEHEVQCFNFYLKLSESLPEGQIRELFSQLALDGDEHIKFIKDIYKSAEGKELPNLKQLSEIEKFHSSTIQKVMDRLDRNKNEEVKADERKAIELAIREGEDARNFYATIRNKFQDPKINLLFQKLANFNESNNSLLEAQAMAMEQATPADQVFYWEDEDLMEEVNRPTKAAPKPKASKTAEKPKTAKPKSSAKKTSKPTKPANKKSAKKAVKKAAKKAVKKTVAKPKSKPAKKKGKKK from the coding sequence ATGAAATCACTAAAAAAAACATCCTTTATTGAGGCAGTTGCTGCCGCAATTGAACATGAAGTTCAATGTTTCAATTTTTATTTAAAACTTTCCGAAAGTTTACCGGAAGGCCAGATCAGAGAATTATTCAGCCAACTTGCGTTAGATGGTGATGAGCACATTAAATTTATCAAAGATATTTATAAAAGTGCCGAAGGAAAAGAACTTCCTAACTTAAAACAACTTTCTGAAATTGAAAAGTTCCATTCTTCAACCATCCAAAAGGTAATGGACAGGTTAGATCGTAACAAAAACGAAGAAGTGAAAGCTGACGAAAGAAAAGCAATAGAGCTTGCCATCCGAGAAGGGGAAGATGCGCGTAATTTTTATGCGACGATTCGTAACAAATTCCAAGATCCAAAAATCAATTTATTATTCCAAAAATTGGCCAATTTTAATGAGTCCAACAATTCATTGTTAGAAGCGCAAGCAATGGCAATGGAGCAGGCCACTCCTGCAGACCAAGTTTTCTATTGGGAAGATGAGGATTTGATGGAAGAGGTCAATCGCCCTACTAAGGCGGCTCCAAAACCAAAAGCTTCTAAAACGGCGGAAAAACCGAAAACGGCAAAGCCAAAGTCATCTGCTAAAAAAACTTCTAAACCAACTAAACCGGCAAACAAAAAGTCGGCAAAGAAAGCTGTAAAAAAGGCAGCGAAAAAAGCCGTAAAAAAAACAGTAGCGAAACCAAAATCAAAACCCGCTAAGAAAAAAGGTAAGAAAAAATAG
- a CDS encoding DUF2505 family protein, producing MKYQVTHSFPVSLEKLLHAREERYKHLDQFPDLKNVTLLEETKDGNIIRQKRKVSLEGSMPAVLSAALNDLSLLEESTFDITTNTHEFKISPPGKDNVFVIKGKSKYEADGAESKRSYDVDVVSSLLFVSPIVEKAIEEIHKHSLEKDRKSIAKFLGVES from the coding sequence GTGAAATACCAAGTAACTCATTCATTTCCCGTTTCTCTCGAGAAACTCCTTCATGCAAGAGAAGAGAGATACAAACACCTAGATCAGTTTCCTGATTTAAAAAATGTTACTCTTTTGGAAGAAACAAAGGATGGGAACATCATCCGACAAAAACGGAAAGTGAGTTTGGAAGGTTCCATGCCTGCCGTTCTTTCGGCAGCACTCAACGACCTCTCTCTTTTGGAAGAATCCACTTTTGATATCACAACGAACACTCATGAATTCAAAATCTCTCCTCCAGGGAAAGACAATGTGTTTGTGATCAAAGGGAAAAGTAAATACGAAGCGGATGGCGCCGAATCCAAACGATCTTATGATGTGGATGTGGTTTCTAGTCTTCTATTTGTTTCTCCGATTGTGGAAAAAGCCATTGAAGAAATTCACAAACATAGTTTGGAAAAAGATAGAAAATCCATCGCCAAATTTCTGGGGGTCGAATCTTAA
- a CDS encoding DMT family transporter has product MGNVTLFAKLLPFPAVTIISGRALFSVILLGLFFWLRGKSVSYRSFKDFLFVFGIGILFALHWVTYFHSIQVSTVAVGMLSLFTYPVFSALMEPLFGGKRPDPFAFFLACFSLFGLFLIVPDLSWDNQMFQGVVWGVVSAVLYAIRNLLIKEMHVHYPSAQILFTQLIATALVLLPFADGLFVMLAEPKYLLFQVVLAGVFTSLAHTIWIRSLSNLSVTTAGTLSTLSPIYGSLAAWYFLGEVPPERLWLGGAVILFCAVLEVFRKKTESEKRGEVGSG; this is encoded by the coding sequence ATGGGGAACGTCACTTTGTTTGCCAAACTCCTTCCCTTTCCTGCAGTTACGATCATCTCTGGTAGAGCTTTATTTTCTGTTATCCTGCTCGGTCTTTTTTTCTGGCTTCGCGGTAAGTCGGTTTCCTACAGAAGTTTTAAGGACTTTTTATTTGTTTTCGGGATAGGGATTTTATTTGCTCTACATTGGGTGACTTACTTTCACTCCATCCAAGTGTCCACTGTCGCTGTCGGAATGTTGTCTCTTTTCACCTATCCTGTGTTTTCTGCTCTCATGGAACCATTATTTGGTGGAAAAAGACCCGATCCTTTTGCTTTTTTTCTGGCATGTTTTTCCTTATTTGGCCTCTTTCTCATTGTGCCGGATCTTTCTTGGGATAACCAAATGTTCCAAGGAGTGGTTTGGGGTGTGGTCTCTGCGGTTTTGTATGCGATTCGCAACTTACTCATTAAAGAAATGCATGTCCACTACCCCAGTGCCCAAATCCTCTTCACCCAACTGATTGCCACGGCACTGGTTTTACTTCCCTTTGCCGATGGACTTTTTGTGATGCTTGCAGAACCCAAATACCTGCTATTTCAAGTGGTCTTGGCCGGTGTATTTACCTCACTTGCTCATACGATTTGGATTCGCAGTTTATCGAATTTGTCTGTGACCACCGCCGGCACCTTGTCTACCTTAAGTCCGATATACGGAAGTTTAGCGGCTTGGTATTTTCTCGGAGAGGTGCCACCCGAAAGACTTTGGTTAGGTGGCGCTGTGATTTTATTTTGTGCGGTCCTCGAGGTGTTTCGAAAAAAAACGGAAAGTGAGAAAAGGGGAGAGGTGGGTTCGGGGTAG
- a CDS encoding RNA polymerase sigma factor: MKKNLPKETQLIEKARTGDRRALESLLSEVQTWIYNVIRRILLNPQESEDATQEVLLKIATNLAAYDPIRASFKTWVYRIAVNHALNGKRGRLEEITTGFSGYANELEKMPDIEIPTNELSNPENLILVEEAKASCTLGMLLCLDREQRISLILADLMGLSDKDCAELLEISNDAFRKRLSRARKDLYTFMDDQCGLINEKNPCRCSKKMKSFQNNGWIDPNIPRFSMPHVRRLKEQVSEIHCEYEDFQRLDYQEIFRDHPYFETPSKILEEMLSKYSPAV, encoded by the coding sequence ATGAAGAAAAATTTACCTAAGGAAACACAATTAATCGAAAAGGCACGGACGGGAGACCGCCGTGCCTTAGAATCCCTACTCTCTGAGGTCCAAACTTGGATTTATAATGTCATTCGTCGTATCCTTTTAAATCCGCAAGAATCAGAAGATGCGACACAAGAGGTACTTTTAAAAATTGCCACTAATCTTGCCGCTTATGATCCAATCCGTGCTAGTTTCAAAACTTGGGTTTACCGTATTGCCGTTAATCACGCGTTAAATGGAAAGCGAGGCCGTTTAGAGGAAATTACAACAGGGTTTTCTGGTTATGCAAATGAATTAGAGAAAATGCCAGATATAGAAATTCCAACAAACGAACTATCAAACCCTGAAAATTTAATTCTAGTAGAAGAAGCAAAAGCATCTTGTACACTCGGAATGTTACTTTGTTTGGATCGGGAACAAAGAATCAGTTTGATCCTTGCTGATTTGATGGGACTGAGTGACAAGGACTGTGCAGAGTTACTCGAAATTTCCAATGATGCGTTTCGAAAGAGATTAAGTAGAGCACGAAAAGATCTATATACTTTTATGGATGACCAGTGTGGACTCATAAATGAAAAAAATCCCTGTCGTTGTTCTAAAAAAATGAAAAGTTTTCAAAACAATGGATGGATTGATCCTAACATACCCCGTTTTTCTATGCCCCATGTTCGGAGATTAAAGGAACAGGTGAGCGAAATCCATTGCGAATACGAAGACTTTCAAAGGTTAGACTATCAGGAAATCTTCCGGGATCATCCTTACTTTGAAACACCTTCCAAAATATTGGAGGAGATGTTGTCCAAATACAGTCCTGCAGTATAA
- a CDS encoding antibiotic biosynthesis monooxygenase, with the protein MLESLKTQGQDLLTLESLPPSTAIEIAIVECAVEDSERYHEMRKKMLPLLQTQKGFLAWRAFQSKTREGIMLDLLYWENVEDCHKAGEILQNSETGKQFFTLMKQTLIFEMFERQAL; encoded by the coding sequence ATGTTAGAAAGTTTAAAAACCCAAGGCCAAGATTTACTTACCCTGGAAAGTTTACCCCCATCAACAGCAATCGAAATTGCGATTGTAGAATGTGCAGTAGAGGACTCGGAGAGATACCACGAAATGCGAAAAAAAATGTTACCGCTTCTGCAAACCCAAAAAGGATTTCTCGCCTGGCGAGCCTTTCAGTCAAAAACAAGAGAAGGAATTATGTTAGATCTTTTGTATTGGGAAAACGTCGAAGATTGCCATAAAGCAGGAGAAATATTGCAAAATTCAGAAACGGGAAAACAGTTTTTCACCTTGATGAAACAAACCTTAATCTTTGAAATGTTCGAACGACAAGCACTCTAA
- a CDS encoding DUF302 domain-containing protein, with protein sequence MLGLTVHRKKSFEDTITDTTEALKKEGFGVLTTIDVKHTLKEKIGVDFKRYTILGACNPGFAHKALQTADEIGLLLPCNVVVTEEKNGETKVSIFDPMTMTKLVQNPELEKIAKEVQEKLIQVIHHLHE encoded by the coding sequence ATGTTAGGACTAACCGTTCACAGAAAAAAGAGTTTTGAAGATACCATTACCGATACAACCGAAGCCTTAAAAAAAGAAGGGTTCGGCGTTCTCACCACCATCGACGTCAAACACACCCTCAAAGAAAAAATCGGAGTCGATTTCAAACGTTATACCATCCTCGGAGCTTGTAACCCTGGTTTTGCGCACAAAGCCCTCCAAACTGCTGATGAAATTGGACTATTACTACCTTGCAACGTTGTTGTCACAGAAGAAAAAAATGGGGAAACGAAAGTCTCTATCTTTGATCCCATGACCATGACAAAACTAGTACAAAATCCCGAACTTGAAAAAATTGCCAAAGAAGTACAAGAAAAATTAATTCAGGTCATCCACCACTTACACGAATGA
- the speE gene encoding polyamine aminopropyltransferase: MEIWYTEKLELEKGRAVSYRVTKTIESLQSPFQKIDIFETQSFGRMFTLDGVTMVTNKDEHSYHEMIAHIPMMSHPNPESVLVIGGGDGGTVREVLKHPSVKEVVLCEIDKAVVDISYKYFPECADAMKDPKVIHYYDDGAKFARDNKGRFDVILVDSSDPVGPAEVLFKEPFFRDMASALKPTGIIATQAESFWYHGDVISSLFDFIPKIFPEYGYYYTTIPTYPSGIIGFTFLSNAIDPYSVTPDPKRVPKGLKYYSPEIHKAAFVLPEFAKAYIKRKG; encoded by the coding sequence ATGGAGATTTGGTATACCGAAAAATTGGAATTAGAAAAAGGCCGTGCTGTGAGTTACCGGGTAACAAAAACAATCGAAAGCCTACAATCTCCGTTCCAAAAAATCGATATTTTTGAAACACAATCCTTTGGTAGAATGTTTACACTCGACGGTGTAACAATGGTTACAAATAAGGATGAACATTCTTATCATGAAATGATTGCCCATATCCCAATGATGAGCCATCCCAACCCAGAATCCGTTCTTGTGATTGGTGGAGGTGATGGGGGAACTGTTCGCGAAGTATTAAAACACCCTTCTGTCAAAGAAGTTGTGTTATGCGAGATTGACAAAGCTGTCGTAGATATTAGTTATAAATACTTTCCTGAATGTGCGGATGCCATGAAAGACCCTAAGGTCATCCATTATTACGATGATGGGGCCAAATTTGCCCGAGACAACAAAGGCCGTTTTGATGTGATACTCGTCGATTCGAGTGATCCTGTGGGGCCTGCAGAAGTACTCTTTAAAGAACCATTCTTTCGCGATATGGCAAGTGCCCTAAAACCAACAGGGATCATTGCCACTCAAGCGGAATCTTTTTGGTATCATGGAGATGTGATCTCTTCACTATTTGATTTCATTCCCAAAATTTTTCCTGAGTATGGATACTATTACACTACGATTCCTACGTATCCTTCCGGAATCATTGGGTTTACTTTTTTATCCAATGCGATTGATCCATATTCCGTAACACCAGATCCGAAACGTGTTCCCAAAGGACTCAAATACTATAGTCCAGAAATCCACAAAGCAGCTTTTGTACTTCCTGAATTTGCAAAAGCTTATATCAAACGAAAAGGATAA
- the pyrF gene encoding orotidine-5'-phosphate decarboxylase — MNPRSNFIQKFSSRRDSLKSLLCIGLDPELEKLPKLSLDSKAPLVHFTETIVRYTHSYASAWKPNVAFFERLGAEGYFALEHMVRLMKEVSPDVPIVMDAKRGDLANTSKEYAKYFFQTLGVDALTVNPYMGRDSLLPFLDLGGYIFVLGLTSNPGSTDFQKQKLVGQDNFLYEEVSDQMARLGEEYPDQVGLVVGGTHPSEIQSLRIRHPEMYFLVPGFGAQGGDLESIIQASGKRSLINSSRGITLSTLEENFGQVAEKKAEEVHLQMNQLFL; from the coding sequence GTGAATCCAAGATCCAACTTCATCCAAAAATTCAGTTCACGTAGAGACTCACTCAAGTCTTTACTTTGTATTGGTCTTGATCCAGAATTAGAAAAATTACCAAAGTTGAGTTTGGATTCGAAGGCACCACTCGTTCATTTTACAGAAACTATCGTTCGTTATACTCATTCCTATGCCTCTGCTTGGAAACCAAATGTTGCTTTCTTTGAAAGATTAGGAGCAGAAGGATACTTTGCCTTAGAACATATGGTGCGTTTAATGAAAGAAGTTTCACCGGATGTACCGATTGTGATGGATGCAAAAAGAGGGGACCTTGCCAATACCTCTAAAGAGTATGCAAAATACTTTTTCCAAACCCTGGGTGTAGATGCATTGACCGTCAATCCGTACATGGGTCGGGATAGTCTCCTCCCTTTCTTGGATTTAGGTGGATATATTTTTGTTTTGGGATTAACATCCAATCCTGGCTCTACTGACTTTCAAAAACAAAAGTTGGTTGGACAGGATAACTTTCTCTATGAAGAAGTGAGTGATCAGATGGCAAGGCTCGGGGAAGAGTATCCCGATCAAGTGGGGCTTGTTGTGGGGGGAACCCACCCTTCAGAGATCCAATCCTTACGAATCCGTCATCCTGAAATGTATTTTCTTGTCCCAGGATTTGGGGCTCAAGGTGGGGATTTAGAATCCATCATCCAGGCATCAGGAAAACGTTCACTGATCAATTCTTCTCGCGGAATTACTCTCAGCACTTTAGAAGAAAATTTCGGACAAGTCGCAGAAAAGAAAGCGGAAGAAGTCCACCTACAAATGAACCAACTCTTTCTCTGA